A window of the Listeria swaminathanii genome harbors these coding sequences:
- a CDS encoding LapB repeat-containing protein, protein MTIKSKIMKIGICSVMVLVPLSQTALPSFAAEEVGEEVSSDIVNIPDSALRAQLNQIIGQPAAADITKSQLTGFRTLSLNSGITDFTGLEYATNLETLTLNSVNATNYTAIGQLKTLKTLWVQNSNVTSSSMPDLNGLTNLESLDLSNNKLDDSAYAKFNQLSSLTDLNLSGNKGLTSVSELQSLSNLTKLNLNNCQVSDFRGIENLSHLTSLTSTGAQFIPSEVLEIKSSTLKYDAKQQTMFVPFDIMTPSHITNYDGSEVNPAYKTMAYRLILNDEDIDYDRITGMPDGLSITGVTPAEFDQIETLTLWTTFDSKEVKTPPNLAGGTFNVSGSGMQDFTVDHSAIITAEENISYVAGGAVTPEKFLADIKADANGATVTSDVAEKVDFAKAGTYTVTLNATNSLGVQAEPVQVTVTIIEKTVITADPEITYNLNEAKTEAEFLAEIKAATNDETAITSDFATAVDFTKAGEYTVTLNAESDVQKADPLTVKVKVSEKAPDPEPTPNPETPSDEPVQSSDSVDDPSNNEVEKAVESADSADSADPVVSISAQATTNTVKLPKTGDSLPATGVVVGFLVLGLGVMIARKK, encoded by the coding sequence ATGACAATCAAATCTAAAATTATGAAAATCGGAATTTGTAGCGTGATGGTACTCGTACCACTTTCTCAAACTGCTTTACCAAGTTTTGCTGCAGAAGAAGTAGGAGAAGAAGTAAGTTCAGATATTGTGAACATTCCAGATTCAGCCTTAAGAGCGCAACTAAATCAAATAATCGGCCAACCAGCCGCAGCGGATATTACCAAATCGCAACTAACAGGTTTTAGGACCTTGAGCTTAAACTCTGGTATTACAGACTTCACAGGACTTGAATATGCAACTAACCTGGAAACTTTAACATTGAACAGCGTTAATGCAACTAACTATACAGCTATAGGACAGTTAAAAACGTTAAAAACTTTATGGGTTCAAAATTCTAATGTAACTTCCAGCTCAATGCCTGATCTAAATGGTTTAACTAATTTAGAAAGTCTAGACCTAAGCAATAACAAGTTAGATGATTCCGCTTATGCGAAATTTAATCAGCTATCCAGTTTAACTGATCTTAATTTATCCGGTAATAAAGGACTTACTAGTGTAAGCGAGCTTCAAAGTTTGTCTAATCTAACAAAATTAAATCTAAATAATTGCCAAGTATCTGATTTTAGAGGTATAGAAAATCTCTCGCATCTTACGAGTTTAACCTCAACAGGGGCCCAGTTTATACCATCGGAAGTGCTGGAAATTAAGAGCAGTACCCTTAAGTATGACGCCAAACAACAAACCATGTTTGTTCCATTTGACATCATGACACCGAGCCATATAACCAACTATGACGGTTCGGAAGTTAATCCAGCATATAAAACAATGGCTTATCGACTTATATTAAATGATGAGGACATTGATTACGATAGAATAACAGGTATGCCGGATGGTTTATCAATCACAGGTGTGACCCCAGCAGAGTTTGACCAAATTGAAACATTAACTTTATGGACTACGTTTGATTCTAAAGAAGTAAAAACACCGCCTAATTTAGCCGGAGGAACATTTAATGTTAGTGGATCAGGCATGCAAGATTTTACTGTCGACCATTCAGCCATAATTACAGCAGAAGAGAATATTTCCTACGTAGCAGGCGGAGCAGTCACACCAGAAAAATTCTTAGCAGATATTAAAGCAGATGCGAACGGTGCAACAGTTACTAGTGACGTGGCAGAAAAAGTTGATTTTGCTAAAGCTGGAACGTATACCGTCACGTTGAATGCAACCAATTCACTAGGTGTGCAAGCTGAACCAGTTCAAGTGACAGTGACAATCATTGAAAAAACAGTTATCACTGCTGATCCAGAAATCACTTACAATCTAAATGAAGCAAAAACAGAAGCAGAATTCTTGGCAGAAATTAAAGCAGCAACAAATGATGAAACTGCAATTACCAGTGATTTCGCCACTGCAGTAGATTTCACCAAAGCAGGCGAATACACAGTAACACTCAATGCAGAATCTGATGTACAAAAAGCAGATCCACTTACTGTAAAAGTAAAAGTAAGCGAAAAAGCACCAGATCCAGAACCAACGCCAAATCCAGAAACACCATCTGATGAACCTGTTCAGTCTTCTGATTCCGTAGATGACCCAAGCAATAATGAAGTAGAAAAAGCAGTGGAATCAGCGGACTCAGCGGATTCAGCAGACCCTGTAGTATCTATTTCCGCTCAAGCAACTACAAATACAGTGAAATTACCAAAAACAGGTGACTCACTACCAGCAACTGGTGTAGTCGTAGGATTCTTAGTCTTAGGGCTAGGCGTTATGATTGCACGTAAAAAATAA
- a CDS encoding LapB repeat-containing protein, translating to MSIKSKIMKIGICSVMVLMPLSQISLPSFAAEETGEEASSDIVNIPDSEVRAQLNQIIGQAATADITKAQMLGFTTMSFSGSITDLTGLEAATNLNSLTISSKTITNYEALAKLTNLNALGIENSNLTSSLLPDLNGLTNLANLILINNKLDNSVYPKIKNLPNLTTLNLSGNKEITNVSELQSLVNLTSLNVSDCQIADLSGLDVFPKLTDFNGVNQRFAPLEETAIKSKMLNYNAAAQTMFVPFDIMTPGSINNFNGSKITPSYKPDMYMIELDNGVIDGDRMTGSVEGITVSDMTPTEFDQIEKFTLYTIFDFSKAGTPANLVGKTYTVNAAGIQKFTVDHSVDITAEENISYVAGGTVTPAKFLADIKADANGSTITSDVAEKVDFATPGVYTVTLNAQNTLGVKSEPFQVTVTVEAKTVITADPEITYSLNEAKTEEEFLTEIKAITNNETPITSDFATVVDFTKPGKYKVTLSAESALQKAAPLTVTVTISETIPDPDPTPDPDPTPDPDPTDPTDPVDPAEPANSVDPVDPVVEISATTPVTTVKLLPKTGDSLPVTGVVVGFLVLGLGVMIARKK from the coding sequence ATGTCAATAAAATCTAAAATTATGAAAATCGGAATTTGTAGTGTCATGGTACTAATGCCACTATCCCAAATTTCTTTACCAAGTTTTGCCGCAGAAGAAACAGGGGAAGAAGCAAGTTCAGATATTGTGAACATTCCAGATTCAGAAGTAAGAGCACAACTAAACCAAATAATTGGTCAAGCAGCCACGGCGGATATTACAAAAGCTCAAATGTTAGGATTTACGACTATGAGCTTTTCTGGTTCAATTACGGACTTAACGGGTCTTGAAGCTGCAACTAATCTTAATTCGTTAACGATAAGCAGTAAAACTATAACTAATTATGAAGCATTAGCTAAACTAACTAATTTGAATGCCCTAGGGATTGAAAATTCTAACCTGACTTCAAGTTTGCTACCTGATTTAAATGGTTTAACCAATTTAGCTAATTTGATACTAATTAATAATAAGCTAGATAATTCGGTTTACCCTAAGATTAAAAATCTACCTAATTTAACTACTCTTAATTTGTCTGGAAATAAAGAAATCACCAATGTTAGTGAGCTACAAAGTTTGGTTAATCTTACTAGCTTAAATGTTTCCGACTGTCAGATAGCTGATCTAAGCGGTTTGGATGTTTTTCCAAAATTAACTGATTTCAATGGAGTGAACCAACGGTTTGCGCCTCTGGAAGAGACAGCGATTAAAAGCAAGATGCTTAATTACAATGCGGCAGCACAAACCATGTTTGTCCCGTTTGACATAATGACACCAGGTTCAATCAACAACTTTAATGGTTCAAAGATTACACCTTCTTACAAACCTGACATGTACATGATAGAACTTGACAACGGTGTTATTGATGGCGATAGAATGACTGGATCAGTTGAGGGGATTACAGTAAGTGATATGACGCCAACTGAGTTTGACCAAATTGAAAAATTCACTTTATATACTATATTTGATTTTTCAAAAGCAGGCACACCAGCCAATTTAGTAGGAAAAACATATACTGTAAATGCTGCGGGTATACAAAAATTCACTGTTGATCACTCCGTAGATATCACCGCTGAAGAGAACATATCTTATGTAGCTGGCGGAACAGTGACACCAGCAAAATTCTTAGCAGATATTAAAGCAGATGCAAACGGTTCGACAATTACTAGTGATGTGGCAGAAAAAGTGGATTTTGCAACGCCTGGTGTCTATACTGTTACACTAAATGCGCAAAACACTCTTGGCGTGAAAAGTGAACCATTCCAAGTGACGGTAACAGTTGAAGCAAAAACAGTTATCACAGCTGATCCAGAAATCACTTATAGTCTAAACGAAGCAAAAACAGAAGAAGAATTCTTAACAGAAATTAAAGCTATCACAAATAACGAAACACCAATTACTAGTGATTTTGCAACAGTTGTTGACTTTACAAAACCTGGTAAATACAAAGTAACACTTAGTGCGGAATCAGCTCTCCAAAAAGCTGCACCGCTTACTGTAACGGTAACAATAAGTGAAACAATACCGGATCCAGACCCAACACCAGACCCGGATCCAACACCTGATCCAGACCCAACAGATCCAACAGACCCAGTTGATCCAGCTGAACCGGCTAATTCGGTCGATCCGGTCGATCCTGTAGTTGAAATTTCAGCCACCACACCTGTAACCACAGTGAAATTATTACCAAAAACAGGTGATTCACTACCAGTAACAGGCGTAGTCGTAGGATTCTTAGTCTTAGGATTAGGCGTTATGATTGCACGTAAAAAATAA